The following are from one region of the Salicibibacter kimchii genome:
- a CDS encoding GlcG/HbpS family heme-binding protein: MSKLNLEMAKKVIQGAETEASRLGVQMVISIFDEGGNLIATHRMDDAWLASIDIAQNKAWTSVALKMPTSNLEEEAVPEGSLYGLNTTNQGRIVVFGGGIPLEKDGRVLGAIGVSGSTVSDDVQVAEAGVQAFKELF, translated from the coding sequence ATGAGTAAACTAAATTTGGAGATGGCAAAAAAGGTTATTCAAGGCGCCGAGACCGAAGCTTCGAGATTAGGTGTGCAAATGGTCATTTCGATTTTTGATGAAGGGGGTAATCTTATTGCCACACACCGGATGGATGATGCATGGCTGGCAAGCATCGATATTGCCCAAAACAAAGCGTGGACGTCAGTAGCATTAAAAATGCCTACTTCCAATCTGGAAGAGGAAGCAGTACCTGAAGGGAGTCTCTATGGACTCAACACGACAAATCAAGGACGTATTGTCGTCTTTGGCGGCGGCATCCCCCTTGAAAAAGATGGTCGCGTACTAGGGGCGATTGGCGTAAGCGGAAGTACTGTTTCCGACGATGTACAAGTCGCCGAAGCAGGGGTCCAAGCGTTTAAAGAACTCTTTTAA
- the tatA gene encoding twin-arginine translocase TatA/TatE family subunit: protein MLPNIGIPSLILILLIALLIFGPKKLPEIGGAFGKTLNEFKKSTSQMMEDDPLESERKEISDETTTTSTSESQNQS, encoded by the coding sequence GTGCTTCCAAATATTGGCATCCCAAGTCTCATTCTCATCCTTTTGATCGCCTTACTCATTTTCGGGCCGAAGAAATTGCCGGAAATCGGCGGTGCTTTCGGGAAAACGCTGAATGAGTTTAAAAAATCAACCTCGCAGATGATGGAAGACGACCCCCTAGAATCGGAAAGAAAAGAAATCAGCGATGAAACAACGACCACATCAACATCAGAATCCCAGAATCAGTCGTAA
- a CDS encoding copper resistance CopC family protein, whose product MTFIKYLIILIISGVLSLSFMSVTSAHSHVEESEPAEDSTTEEDVDTIMLAFDAGIESATTATVSDDEGEEYEITEESVESPDYVATLAEPLPSGDFTVEWQALGEDGHTTEGEVVFTVDTDEAIDEEDETVNGTENLVEQESGEEEANEEEAATEAVSTQEEETAAAETTEADGGAGWMMTAVLALIIIGAFVFFITRRNKA is encoded by the coding sequence ATGACATTTATAAAATACCTAATTATTTTGATAATTTCCGGGGTCCTATCGTTGTCATTCATGTCCGTAACTTCTGCGCACTCGCATGTAGAAGAGTCTGAACCTGCCGAAGATTCGACGACTGAAGAAGACGTCGATACCATCATGCTCGCCTTTGACGCGGGCATCGAATCGGCAACGACGGCCACTGTTTCCGATGACGAAGGAGAAGAATATGAAATTACCGAGGAAAGCGTGGAAAGCCCAGACTATGTCGCTACACTCGCTGAGCCACTCCCTTCAGGAGATTTCACGGTAGAATGGCAAGCGCTTGGAGAGGACGGGCATACAACCGAAGGTGAAGTCGTATTCACAGTTGACACTGATGAAGCCATTGACGAAGAGGACGAAACGGTGAACGGAACAGAAAACCTCGTTGAACAGGAGTCGGGCGAGGAAGAAGCCAATGAAGAAGAGGCAGCAACTGAGGCTGTTTCAACCCAAGAAGAAGAAACTGCTGCGGCCGAAACGACCGAAGCCGACGGTGGCGCGGGTTGGATGATGACCGCTGTTCTTGCACTCATCATTATCGGCGCTTTCGTTTTTTTTATTACGCGCAGGAACAAAGCGTAA
- the glpK gene encoding glycerol kinase GlpK, with protein sequence MAKNYILAIDQGTTSSRVILFDGEGRIVHTVQREFTQHFPKPGWVEHDANEIWGSVLSVIAGLFTEVDIKPDEIAGIGITNQRETTVVWDKYTGRPIYHALVWQSRQTDTICDQLREDGHNETFRQKTGLLIDPYFSGTKVKWILDNVEGAREKAENGDLLFGTIDTWLIWKLSGGAAHVTDYTNAGRTLMFNIHDLEWDQELLDILVVPNQMLPEVKSSSEIYAKTVEYHFFGAKVPIAGVAGDQHAALFGQACFEKGMVKNTYGTGCFILMNTGEEAVTSDNGLLTTIAWGLDGKVEYALEGSIFVAGSAVQWLRDGVKMIEQSPDSEAYATRVTSSGGVYFVPAFVGLGTPYWDSGARGAMFGITRGTEKEHVVRATLESLAYQTKDVMIAMEKDAGFPSTKLRVDGGAAENNFLMQFQSDLLDGPVERPTVNETTALGAAYLAGLAVGVWDSKDEIAKKWSVDRSFEPAMEASERRKLYDGWKKAVEATMVFKPRE encoded by the coding sequence ATGGCAAAAAACTATATCCTAGCGATCGATCAAGGAACGACGAGCTCACGAGTGATTCTTTTTGATGGGGAAGGGCGAATTGTTCATACGGTACAAAGAGAATTTACCCAACATTTTCCGAAGCCTGGTTGGGTGGAGCACGATGCCAATGAAATTTGGGGATCCGTACTTTCGGTGATCGCCGGTCTTTTTACCGAAGTCGATATTAAGCCTGATGAAATCGCGGGAATTGGGATCACAAATCAGCGGGAGACGACAGTGGTCTGGGATAAATATACAGGCCGGCCGATTTATCACGCGCTCGTCTGGCAATCCCGGCAAACGGATACGATTTGCGATCAACTACGTGAAGATGGCCATAATGAAACATTTAGACAAAAAACCGGGCTATTGATCGATCCTTATTTTTCAGGGACAAAGGTGAAGTGGATCCTGGACAACGTGGAAGGCGCGCGGGAAAAAGCAGAAAACGGGGATTTGTTATTCGGAACGATTGATACGTGGTTGATTTGGAAATTAAGCGGCGGGGCGGCTCATGTGACCGATTATACGAATGCCGGACGCACCTTAATGTTTAATATTCATGATTTGGAATGGGACCAGGAGTTGCTTGATATTTTAGTGGTCCCCAATCAAATGCTTCCCGAGGTGAAATCATCTTCGGAAATCTACGCGAAAACGGTTGAATATCATTTCTTCGGTGCTAAAGTGCCGATTGCAGGTGTAGCCGGTGATCAGCACGCGGCATTATTCGGGCAGGCGTGTTTTGAAAAAGGGATGGTGAAAAACACATATGGCACAGGTTGTTTCATTTTGATGAACACTGGCGAAGAAGCTGTCACTTCTGATAACGGTTTGTTAACGACCATCGCCTGGGGACTCGATGGAAAAGTCGAGTATGCGTTGGAAGGCAGTATTTTCGTAGCGGGATCTGCGGTGCAATGGCTTCGGGATGGTGTGAAAATGATTGAACAATCCCCGGATAGCGAAGCCTACGCAACACGCGTAACGTCATCTGGAGGTGTCTATTTTGTGCCAGCTTTTGTAGGGCTGGGCACCCCTTATTGGGATAGTGGTGCCAGAGGAGCGATGTTTGGGATCACAAGAGGAACGGAAAAAGAGCATGTGGTACGGGCGACTCTTGAATCATTGGCCTACCAAACAAAAGATGTGATGATCGCGATGGAAAAAGACGCGGGCTTCCCCTCGACAAAGTTGCGCGTGGACGGTGGCGCCGCCGAAAACAATTTCCTCATGCAATTTCAGAGCGACCTTCTGGATGGACCGGTGGAGCGGCCGACCGTAAATGAAACGACGGCATTGGGCGCCGCTTATTTAGCCGGCTTAGCGGTCGGTGTCTGGGATAGCAAAGACGAAATCGCGAAGAAATGGAGCGTAGACCGGTCGTTTGAGCCAGCGATGGAAGCATCGGAGCGGAGAAAACTTTATGATGGCTGGAAAAAAGCAGTGGAAGCAACGATGGTGTTTAAGCCGAGGGAATAG
- a CDS encoding FxsA family protein: MARLFIFLLFAIPIIEIMIIWLVGRSLGFWPTVLLLLLTSVIGVWLARREGRQTWQVLQLQIQNRQTPTGIALDGICILFGGFLLVAPGFLTDLLGFMLILPFTRTYIKGFVRYFFNKVLINRNIMVIRRR, translated from the coding sequence TTGGCGAGGTTATTCATCTTTTTATTATTCGCGATCCCGATTATTGAAATCATGATCATTTGGTTAGTCGGGAGATCACTTGGTTTTTGGCCAACAGTGCTCCTCCTGCTCCTCACGAGTGTTATTGGTGTATGGCTGGCGCGAAGAGAAGGCAGGCAAACGTGGCAAGTATTGCAGTTGCAAATTCAGAATCGACAAACGCCGACCGGCATTGCGCTTGATGGCATCTGCATTCTTTTTGGCGGATTTTTGCTTGTCGCCCCCGGTTTTCTCACCGACCTTCTTGGTTTTATGCTTATCCTCCCGTTTACACGAACGTATATCAAAGGCTTCGTCCGATATTTTTTCAATAAAGTGTTGATTAACCGAAATATTATGGTGATCCGACGGCGGTAA
- the icd gene encoding NADP-dependent isocitrate dehydrogenase: MSEKITVNNGRLNVPDNPVIPYIEGDGTGPDIWAAASRVIDAAVEKAYDGKKKIDWKEILVGGKSHDKTGEWLPEESLETIRENLIAIKGPLTTPTGGGIRSLNVALRQKLDLFTCLRPVRHYTGVPSPVKRPEEVDMVIFRENTEDIYAGIEYQEGTDEAKKVIDFIQNEMGSENIRFPETSGIGIKPVSKEGTERLVRSAIQYAINENRKSVTLVHKGNIMKFTEGSFKAWGFELAEREFGDQVFTWQTYDEIVEKEGKEAANKAQDEAEAAGKIIIKEAIADIFLQQILTRPKEHDVVATMNLNGDYISDALAAQVGGIGIAPGANINYDTGHAIFEATHGTAPKYAGQDKVNPSSLILSGELMLRHLGWNEAADLITKSMDTTIGSKVVTYDFARLMDNATEVKCSGFADALIENM, translated from the coding sequence ATGTCTGAAAAAATTACAGTAAACAACGGTAGGTTAAACGTTCCAGACAACCCCGTGATTCCATACATTGAAGGGGACGGCACCGGTCCCGACATCTGGGCGGCGGCTTCGCGCGTTATTGATGCAGCTGTCGAAAAAGCTTATGACGGCAAGAAAAAAATCGATTGGAAAGAAATTCTCGTTGGCGGTAAATCCCACGATAAGACAGGCGAATGGCTCCCGGAAGAATCGTTAGAGACAATTCGGGAAAACCTCATCGCTATTAAAGGTCCGCTTACAACGCCTACCGGCGGCGGCATTCGGTCTTTAAACGTCGCTCTTCGTCAAAAACTTGATCTGTTCACTTGTTTACGCCCGGTTCGTCACTATACCGGTGTTCCTTCCCCGGTGAAGCGCCCGGAAGAAGTGGACATGGTGATTTTTCGTGAAAATACGGAAGATATTTACGCCGGCATTGAGTACCAGGAAGGCACGGATGAAGCGAAAAAAGTGATTGATTTTATCCAAAATGAAATGGGCTCTGAAAACATTCGCTTTCCGGAAACGTCTGGGATCGGCATCAAGCCGGTTTCTAAGGAAGGAACGGAACGGCTCGTTCGCTCTGCGATTCAATACGCCATTAACGAAAACCGAAAAAGCGTAACCCTCGTTCATAAAGGAAATATCATGAAGTTCACGGAAGGGTCCTTTAAAGCATGGGGCTTCGAGCTCGCAGAGCGTGAATTCGGAGATCAAGTGTTCACTTGGCAAACGTATGATGAAATTGTAGAAAAAGAAGGCAAAGAAGCGGCCAACAAAGCGCAAGACGAAGCGGAAGCAGCAGGGAAAATTATTATCAAAGAAGCGATCGCCGATATTTTCTTGCAGCAAATCCTTACGCGTCCGAAAGAACATGATGTTGTCGCGACGATGAATTTAAACGGCGACTACATTTCTGACGCTTTAGCAGCCCAAGTTGGCGGGATCGGCATCGCACCGGGTGCGAACATTAACTATGATACCGGCCATGCCATCTTTGAAGCGACACATGGAACCGCCCCTAAATACGCGGGACAAGATAAAGTGAATCCATCATCGTTGATTCTTTCCGGAGAACTCATGCTTCGTCATCTTGGCTGGAACGAAGCGGCCGATCTTATCACGAAGTCCATGGATACGACCATCGGAAGCAAAGTTGTGACGTATGATTTCGCCCGGCTAATGGATAACGCAACAGAAGTGAAATGTTCCGGGTTCGCGGATGCACTCATCGAGAACATGTAA
- a CDS encoding GMC family oxidoreductase, which translates to MPEQLDKVDVVVVGSGWAGGIVSAEMAKEGYEVVCLERGEEKAVEDYVHVKDELRFTSRHEMMQDLSSETVTSRHKRDITALPVRTQDDMNVGNDVGGGSVHWSGATFRFLPYDFEIYSQTVDRYGEEKIPEGMTIQDWGISYDEMEPYYDQYEKTAGISAEEDPIGPPRSDSYPNPPMVETPNITLFKEAATNLGYHPYQHPSANSTTNYENPDGQTINECQYCAFCSAYGCDYGAKGDPIVTVLATAKETGNFELRTKSHATRVNYDGEKATSIIYEDTTTGIEYEQPADAVVLAGFTFTNTRLLLLSEIGTPYNPETDEGVIGKNFTGHFLSMMGARGFFDDKKFNLYMGAGALGANFTDFSGDNVDHTALDFIHGGEVEIRQYGDGPIQSNHVPSETPNWGQEFKEKSLFYANRNLHVRFQPGTLPWNFNYLDLDPTYTDRYGDPLLRVTNEYTDQDKNLIRYGIEICREVMEEMGADIVDEDEVPEEFDNVFTGGHYAGGVIMGDDPENSAVNNYLQMWDSENLFVVGASAFPHFGNYNPTGTVGALAYRAADGIKQYMNNGGGQLVRSKSSNRNV; encoded by the coding sequence ATGCCAGAACAATTGGATAAAGTTGATGTCGTTGTCGTAGGGAGCGGTTGGGCTGGTGGTATCGTAAGTGCCGAAATGGCCAAAGAAGGTTATGAAGTTGTCTGCTTAGAACGAGGAGAAGAAAAAGCTGTGGAAGATTATGTTCATGTAAAAGATGAGCTACGTTTTACATCGCGCCATGAAATGATGCAAGATTTATCCAGTGAAACGGTCACGTCTCGACATAAACGAGACATTACAGCCTTGCCGGTACGAACACAAGATGACATGAATGTGGGCAATGATGTAGGCGGAGGGAGTGTCCACTGGTCGGGAGCAACATTTCGTTTTTTGCCTTATGATTTCGAGATCTACAGTCAAACTGTCGATCGCTATGGGGAAGAAAAAATTCCTGAAGGCATGACGATCCAGGATTGGGGAATCTCTTACGATGAAATGGAACCCTACTATGACCAGTATGAAAAAACAGCGGGTATATCAGCAGAAGAAGACCCCATTGGTCCACCCAGATCAGATTCATATCCTAATCCGCCGATGGTTGAAACTCCTAATATTACCCTTTTTAAAGAAGCTGCCACAAATTTAGGGTATCATCCTTATCAACATCCATCGGCTAATAGTACAACAAATTATGAAAATCCTGACGGACAAACTATTAATGAGTGTCAATATTGTGCTTTTTGCAGCGCATATGGATGCGATTATGGTGCAAAAGGTGATCCTATAGTTACGGTGTTAGCTACAGCCAAAGAAACCGGTAACTTTGAACTTAGAACGAAATCACATGCAACCCGTGTTAATTATGATGGAGAAAAAGCGACGAGTATAATCTATGAAGATACGACTACGGGAATTGAATATGAACAGCCTGCTGATGCTGTTGTGCTTGCAGGCTTTACATTCACAAATACTCGTTTGTTATTACTCTCAGAAATTGGTACACCATATAATCCTGAAACAGATGAAGGCGTTATTGGTAAAAACTTTACTGGACACTTTTTATCAATGATGGGTGCTAGAGGCTTTTTTGATGATAAGAAGTTCAATTTATACATGGGAGCAGGGGCACTCGGAGCTAATTTTACTGATTTTAGTGGGGATAATGTTGATCATACAGCCCTTGATTTCATTCACGGTGGAGAGGTAGAGATCAGACAATACGGAGACGGTCCTATTCAAAGTAATCATGTACCCTCAGAAACACCAAATTGGGGGCAGGAATTCAAAGAAAAATCTCTGTTCTATGCAAATCGAAATCTTCATGTACGCTTCCAACCCGGGACTCTTCCATGGAATTTTAATTATCTAGATCTTGATCCTACTTACACGGATAGATATGGTGATCCGCTTCTTCGCGTGACAAATGAATATACCGATCAGGATAAAAATCTTATTCGATATGGTATTGAGATTTGCAGAGAGGTCATGGAAGAAATGGGTGCAGATATAGTTGATGAAGATGAAGTCCCCGAAGAGTTTGATAATGTATTTACTGGAGGGCATTATGCTGGAGGGGTAATAATGGGTGATGATCCCGAAAATTCTGCTGTTAACAATTACCTGCAAATGTGGGATTCAGAAAATTTATTTGTCGTAGGAGCTTCTGCGTTTCCCCACTTTGGAAATTATAATCCTACAGGTACAGTTGGAGCCCTTGCTTATAGAGCAGCGGATGGAATTAAGCAATACATGAACAATGGTGGAGGTCAATTAGTGAGAAGCAAAAGTTCAAATCGGAATGTTTAA
- the tatC gene encoding twin-arginine translocase subunit TatC: MVENQITDQTALEHYGELRSMVIRSLLFLAVVLVVMIILMHWLIPYLITHGSTTDTSLVLLGPMEVMRIYVFVGLVLAVGLSIPYVGYEIWKFSKPALNDKESKMILTYIPGSAILFILGLLFGYLIVFPIVYSFLIGLGAIHFDMMITAQQYFSFLLMTTLPIGFVFQLPIVMMFLTSLGVFVPQQMRKIRKYAYFGMVVFSVLITPPDFLSDVLLVIPLMLLYEFGIYVSQIVHRKKRNTMEAEHV, translated from the coding sequence ATGGTTGAAAATCAAATAACAGATCAAACAGCGTTAGAACATTATGGTGAACTGCGTAGCATGGTGATTCGATCACTTCTGTTTTTAGCTGTTGTCCTCGTTGTTATGATCATATTGATGCATTGGCTTATTCCGTATCTAATCACGCACGGTTCTACGACGGACACTTCTCTAGTTTTATTGGGTCCTATGGAAGTTATGCGCATTTACGTGTTTGTAGGTTTAGTGTTAGCTGTAGGTCTTTCTATTCCTTACGTAGGCTATGAAATATGGAAGTTTTCCAAACCGGCTTTAAACGATAAGGAAAGCAAAATGATCTTGACCTATATACCAGGAAGCGCCATTTTATTTATTCTAGGTTTGCTTTTCGGCTATTTGATTGTTTTTCCCATCGTTTATTCATTCTTGATCGGACTGGGAGCCATTCATTTTGACATGATGATTACCGCGCAGCAATATTTCTCTTTCTTGCTTATGACAACGTTACCGATTGGCTTCGTGTTTCAATTACCGATCGTTATGATGTTTTTAACGTCTTTAGGTGTGTTCGTTCCTCAGCAGATGCGCAAGATCAGAAAGTATGCTTATTTTGGAATGGTTGTATTTTCTGTCCTTATCACACCTCCTGATTTTTTATCTGATGTCTTGCTTGTTATTCCCCTCATGTTGCTGTATGAATTTGGCATCTATGTTTCGCAAATTGTGCACCGGAAAAAAAGAAACACGATGGAGGCAGAACACGTCTAA
- the mdh gene encoding malate dehydrogenase, protein MAIKRRKVSVIGGGFTGATTALNVAQQELADVVLVDVPDKEGPTQGKALDMLESTPVVGADVNVTGTSDYKDTEGSDVVVITAGIARKPGMSRDDLVNTNAGIMQSVTEQIVKYSPDTYIIVLTNPADAMTYAVYQASGLPKNKVMGQSGVLDTARFRAFIAQELSLSVEDVQGFVLGGHGDDMVPLIRYSSVSGVPLTDLLPQDRIDKIIERTRKGGGEIVSLLGDGSAYYAPAAALAQMVETIIKDKKRILPTIAYLEGEYGYNGLYVGVPTVLGGDGVERVIELDLTEEEKQDLSTSVDSVKNVMKLLK, encoded by the coding sequence ATGGCTATTAAACGTAGAAAAGTATCTGTGATTGGTGGCGGCTTTACAGGCGCTACAACAGCCCTTAATGTTGCACAACAAGAACTTGCAGACGTTGTCCTCGTGGACGTCCCGGATAAAGAAGGCCCAACACAAGGGAAGGCCCTCGATATGCTAGAGTCCACTCCTGTAGTAGGTGCAGATGTGAATGTGACCGGAACTTCCGATTACAAGGACACGGAAGGCTCTGATGTCGTAGTTATTACCGCGGGCATCGCCCGGAAACCGGGCATGAGCCGGGATGATCTCGTAAACACAAATGCCGGCATCATGCAATCCGTTACCGAGCAAATTGTAAAATATTCACCGGATACGTACATTATCGTACTGACAAACCCAGCGGATGCAATGACATACGCCGTTTATCAAGCGTCTGGCTTGCCGAAAAACAAAGTGATGGGACAATCAGGCGTGTTGGATACTGCTCGTTTCCGAGCGTTTATCGCCCAGGAATTGAGCTTGTCCGTGGAAGACGTGCAAGGATTTGTTCTCGGAGGCCATGGCGACGATATGGTACCGTTAATTCGTTATTCTAGCGTTTCCGGTGTGCCGTTAACGGACCTGCTACCTCAAGACCGCATTGATAAAATCATTGAGCGCACTCGTAAAGGTGGGGGGGAAATTGTTTCCCTGCTTGGTGACGGAAGTGCCTATTACGCACCGGCTGCTGCCTTAGCGCAAATGGTTGAAACGATTATCAAAGACAAAAAGCGTATATTGCCGACGATTGCTTATCTTGAAGGCGAATATGGCTACAATGGTTTGTATGTTGGCGTTCCGACCGTCCTTGGCGGCGATGGCGTCGAGAGAGTTATTGAGTTGGATCTCACAGAAGAAGAAAAACAGGACCTTTCCACATCCGTGGACTCTGTGAAAAATGTCATGAAGTTGTTGAAATAA
- the citZ gene encoding citrate synthase — protein sequence MSQTRGLEGVVATTSSVSSIIDDVLTYQGYHIDDLANYSSFEEVVYLLWNGKLPNKTELESFSNDLVANMSVPNEIFNDMKAYPIAEVHPMAALRTAVSQLGLYDQEADEVQEDAAKRIALRLQAKIATLVTGFARIRNGKDPIEPQENLGFAANFLYMLNGEEPEDVAVDAINKALVLHADHELNASTFTARVCVATLSDFYSGITAAIGALKGPLHGGANERVMAMLDEIGEVHRVEDHIQGLFDQKEKIMGFGHRVYKNGDPRAKHLRDMSKKLTAIAGETKWYDMSLAVEEKVTKDKGLLPNVDFYSASVYHSLGIDHDLFTPIFAMSRTAGWNAHILEQYADNRLIRPRAEYVGPDTQKYIPLDERS from the coding sequence ATGAGCCAAACGCGTGGTCTTGAAGGTGTTGTTGCTACAACTTCGAGTGTAAGTTCAATTATTGATGATGTGCTCACATACCAGGGTTATCATATTGATGACCTAGCTAATTATTCGTCTTTTGAAGAAGTGGTGTACTTACTATGGAATGGCAAGTTGCCGAACAAAACGGAGTTGGAGTCCTTCTCTAATGATTTAGTCGCTAACATGTCCGTGCCGAATGAAATATTCAATGATATGAAAGCCTATCCAATTGCCGAGGTACACCCGATGGCGGCATTACGGACGGCGGTTTCGCAATTGGGCCTTTATGACCAAGAAGCGGATGAAGTCCAAGAAGACGCCGCAAAACGGATTGCTTTGCGATTGCAAGCAAAGATTGCCACGCTTGTGACCGGATTTGCAAGAATCCGAAACGGAAAAGATCCGATCGAACCACAAGAGAATCTAGGCTTTGCCGCAAACTTTCTTTATATGCTCAATGGTGAAGAACCGGAAGATGTTGCCGTTGACGCGATAAACAAAGCGCTCGTCTTGCATGCGGACCATGAATTAAATGCTTCCACGTTTACAGCTCGCGTGTGTGTCGCGACATTGTCCGATTTTTACTCCGGAATCACCGCTGCCATCGGCGCATTAAAAGGACCGCTACATGGCGGAGCTAATGAACGTGTGATGGCGATGTTAGATGAGATCGGGGAAGTCCATCGCGTAGAGGATCACATTCAAGGATTGTTTGACCAAAAAGAAAAAATCATGGGATTTGGCCACCGTGTATACAAAAACGGCGATCCGCGCGCGAAACATTTGCGCGACATGTCCAAGAAACTCACAGCTATAGCCGGAGAGACCAAATGGTATGACATGTCTTTAGCCGTTGAGGAGAAAGTAACCAAAGATAAAGGGTTACTTCCGAATGTGGACTTTTATTCCGCCTCTGTTTATCATAGTTTAGGCATTGACCATGACCTATTTACCCCTATTTTTGCTATGAGCAGGACGGCAGGTTGGAACGCGCATATTTTGGAACAATATGCCGACAACCGTCTCATCCGCCCGCGTGCGGAATACGTCGGCCCAGACACGCAAAAATACATTCCATTGGACGAGCGATCATAG
- the tatA gene encoding twin-arginine translocase TatA/TatE family subunit: MGGIGTIGIPGLILILLIALLIFGPKKLPQIGSAFGETLSAFKKSTNQIMDDVNLKNDENDEQHGEAKKDESSSDETKEPETTKNE, encoded by the coding sequence ATGGGCGGAATTGGAACCATTGGTATACCTGGGTTAATCCTTATATTGTTAATAGCGCTATTGATTTTCGGCCCCAAAAAATTGCCACAGATTGGTTCGGCTTTTGGTGAAACATTATCCGCCTTTAAAAAATCCACCAATCAGATCATGGATGATGTGAATCTAAAAAACGATGAAAACGATGAGCAGCATGGAGAGGCAAAAAAAGATGAGTCTTCATCTGATGAAACAAAGGAACCAGAGACTACGAAAAACGAGTAA